GTCACAggatttattcacatttttattgttttttaaacttgtttggGCTTTCTTGTTGTAGCTAATTGTCTGTGGTGGACCTCAATGGCAGGCTTTGACATTTATTAGCTTTGATTATATTATATGTTTGTGGCAGTTTGTCACTTCATCTTTTGACATGAATAATTCTGCTGTCCATGAAATATTCCTTCGTTTCTTTCCTGCTGTACTCTTATTATTAGGGAGATTTTATTCTCACTTTTCCCTCAACAGAGGTTAAGTAGCAGGATGAGTGTCTCAAAGCTGAAGCTGGTCGGAAGTCTCGCTAAGATACTTTAGCAGCTCAGATGCTGGACATAAAGAGAACATGAAATCTGCAGATTTTGGTTCAACACACCACCCTAAAACCCGCCTAAGGCATAACCAAAGATTTTGGATTTCAGCCATTTCGAATGGAttattggtttattttctttcccaTTGACCCACCAACAAAGTTCCTCCAGGTCTGGTGTTCGTCTCCCTGCTTCCAGTTGCGTGGCCAAGATACCAGCACAGCGTTATGTTTCAGGCCTCCCAGCCCGCTGgcctggaggaggtgggaggtggCATCACGCAGGTTCGACGAGACGGTCGCTTGACAGAAGCCCTTCACCTTCTCAGTCTCCATTAGTTTACGGAGCGCCTAGAAAGGCAAGACAGGATAACTGTTACCAAGGTGCAGAGAACAAGCGAAAGGTTAGCTTAGTGCTAGCCTCTGGCCATATGACAAAGCATGGTAATGAGACATCTATGTGAGTGTTGTTGCAATCTTGTGCCGAGGCATTTTGCACTGGCTTTGATTTGGGTATGTCTGGAAAGACCAAATCGACAGAATTATTTTGGGATTGACTGCATTGGCACTCAAGTTAGTCTAATTTGACACTATGTCAGTGTTCAGGAGGTGCATGCACGTGGTGCATATATTAAGAAACCCGTGGATAAATGTTTGTCCGACATGAATTGAAACAGATTTCCAGTCAgtattgttttttctgttagtGTAACTCTGTGCCAGCTAGCAAGTCACAGTTTCATGTCAGTTCAATTTAATAAACAGAAGAACAGAATTTGCAAGAGCTTTCTTTTCTTGAGGCGTCCTACCTGCTCTGCACGCTGGGTCTGTTCGTAGTTCTTCAGGTAGGTGCCCTCTAGAGCTGTTCCAACGATGGTCAGACCTTTGCCTGCCTTCAGCTGGTTGGTCAGAGATAGCAGACGAGGCTGCTCCACGTTCTGCTCTGCGTCTGTGCTAACCAGCACCAGCAACTGGGGCCtgaagagagaagggagagaaagtgaaaacacaagGCAGAAAAAAGTAGAGGAAATCGAATGCAGAGCAGGCAGAGCGATGAAAAATCAAATAAAGTCGTGAGGATAGAAATGTCAGAGCGGGCCAAGTTACAGTCCTTGTTGGGAaagagagacaagaaaaaacagcGTGACAGGTTGACGTGTTAATGTGAATTCAACAGCTGTGATGAGGAGAATCACATTAACCCAAACAATGGCTCAACATGTACAGACATGTTGTTAATTACTATGTTAATTAAAACCACGGTAATACAACGTGTGACGTTGTGATTATGTGTCGTACCTCCAGTTCTTGGTGTGTGGGGGACCTTCCTCCAGCCGCATGAGGGCGTAACGTGCCGCGCTCAGAGACAGACCTCGTATCCCGTCGCCCCACTCTTTCTCCGCACTGTGACACAGACAAGCAACGGTCGATATTTATCagtcaaaacataaacaatagTTTTGCAGCTTCATTCTAAATTTTTAAAGTGACAGTGATACAGtcaacacactgaaaaaaatctgcttttggCTGACAGATTGACTTGACGCAATGTGATTAAGGATTCGGCATCGCTGGTAAATGTCAAGTTAGCATGATGTCACTCACCACAGGGAATCACTGCACTTAAACACTTAGTGTGGACGGCTCCGTGCCACTCCATTATGAGCATGGATGGATTACTGCACGGATCTACCAGGGGCCAAAGAGCTCAGAGGGCCCCTGACTGATCAGTCTTTTAATAATGAGCATCTGCGAACTAAATCAAATCCAAAATGAGTTTTTGTcgtttattttttccatcataTTTCAGTCTACCGAGGTCAAGGTACCATTTCAATTAAAGACAGTAAAAATAGTGAAGCTATTTTAATTTGAACAATAAAGCCTCTCCAGTGTGAACTAAGTGAGTGTGAAGCTCAGGTGTATTTTCTGAGCTGAGAGTTCTGGTTCGTCTGCAGAACGTCATTTAAAGAGATAttaaacaactacaaagagacacagctGTAATTTCTAAACAACAGCCGCAGCTTAGAGTTCTGCTTCACCTGCAAATATCCTTGAAAGACATGCAAAACGATTATAAACAACGTGGCTGTAGTTATTAAACAGCGTAACCTAAGAAGGTGCAAAATGACAACGTGGCCACATCATTTGCAGTCGTTTTGCGTTTAGTCGgtgacaaaaagaaatatacTTCAAGTTCATTTTATCAAGTAAACTTAAGTGCCATTAAAGTATATTACCCAAGTCTAGTTTATGTAGTGAGTACACTAATATCAATGTACTAGTAGTAGTATACTTGCAATTGTTCTATTTCACTACTTCTTGGGACTAATTTGGCCCATTGCACAGAGTATACTGCAATTATACTGTGTATTATACTACTGGTTATATACTTCTAGCCCACTTTGTAGTTTATGAAAGAATACTGCAAGTAAATAATTACTTACTAGTTGTGTGATACTGGTCCACAAGTTTATTTTCTTCAGGATTAAGAACGTATTTATAGAAATCAAAATCTTCAAACAAATATTGGATTggatgtcaaaataaaacataacaacGACGACTTATTCTAACACACATTATGAATAAAACCAGGACAGTTCAGGGTTAGAAACTTTCTTTATAATGCAAGAATAATTAGTTAATATATAAAAGATTAAATACAAGTATAAGCCAAATAGAGTTTTCTGTATACTTGTCAGTATAAATAAATCTGCATGGGTATAACTTAAGTATATCTTTGATAGGCACATAAGAAGTAAACTGAAAGTATACTCTCTTATTTTAGTGTACTGATAGCACACTTGAATAAACGTCTTTGTTGTAATGGTAGGTGGGAGGGGTGGGGGATGTTGTGCCCATTAGCTCGTTGTCTCATAATCCACCATGATTATAAGGAGGATGTTATGTCTAACACGTGGTATCTGCATATTTCCTCAAGTATAAATGGTTTGCTGTAAAAtcactttattgttttattcacccacatgaataaaacaataaatgtcaATTTTCTGTTTAAGCCCctgaacaaaaaaagatttatggtgtgaattaaaaaaaataattaaaaaaaataataacgtAAAGACAGTAGGGAcacgctctctctttctctctctctctcacacacacacacacacacacaaagcaagaGCCAAAGGCAGACAGTGAATCTCTCCTGGGGTTGCGCTCCACTCACCCTGCGAACTCGATATACTTGTAGATAGAGCCGGCAATCACCATGGCGACGATGGCGTAGTACCAGGAGCAGAGGAACATGAGGGTGAGACACAAGCTCATCCCCAGGAAGGACAGAGTCCTGTGGAGATGGATAAAAAGATaaacagaagcaaaaacaacacagacagtCAGATAGAGGCCCACAGAgactcatttattttaaaaagccGCTTTTTCACTCAGTTGCTGCTAAACTGACCAGTGGTAGAACTTGAAGCGAGGTCTCCAGTTTGGGGTTCTCAGCAGCGTCTGCAGAGCGCAGGCCAAGTTCACAAACATGTAGCACATCAGGAAAaacctgcaggacacacacagaaactcagTTTAGACTTTGAGATAGTAATTTCAGCCTGAATGCAAGCCAAGGAGTTCATTGTCTTAATATCTGTCACATTCATTGCTATTTATACACGTTATTACAAAGCAGAAAAGCAGTCTGCCCTTTTGTGTGATGAGCTAAATCCTCAGCCCATAAAATTTGgcattttgctttgtttaagGAATAGCAGGGGACTGGCTGCTCTGAAATCTCCCACTGTTGGTTCTTGAAAAATGGCAGTGATTTAGAGAGTTTGTTGCAGTTCTCACATGGAGAGGATGGGAGCCACTGCATCGAGGGAAGCGATAAGGATGCCGCTCTCGCAGATACAAGCTGTCAGCAGGAGGGACCATGTGGGCTCTCCGTTGGCCTTTCCATGGCCAAAGATCTGCAGAGACGACACGGAAACATTTTAACACCACCGCTTTTTAAGAGCGAGTGCTTCTTTGCACCCAGTATGTAAAATCATTAGAAAGGAAGGGAACATTATGAGTGTGAACAAGCAGACGGACTGACCCGAAGGGCGGGCACGATGCCGTCCTTGGCGATGGCCTGCATAAGACGAGGAGCCCCCGTCAGACTCTGAAGCCCCGCCCCGCAGGTGGAGAAGAAGGAGCCAATCACAATCACCCACGGTGACGGCCAAGCCAACGTGCCGATCACCAAGTTCCCGTGGACTCCCTCTCCGAACCTTAAGGAGATGGGAAAAGGTTGCTTACCACTTCAGAACACATGAGTATTGTATTGcattatatattacatattattaaaAGACTAATCAGTTTTAACTACAGAGTTTGTTTCAGTGAACAAGGATGGACTTACTTGTCCCTGAGGACCACACCCTCGATGCAGGcaccaaacagaaacacactggaCATGTCTGAGCAGTTACAGATCAGGAAAGTAAAGGTATTTCATAAAACAGGTATCGTGTTCTTAAAATGAAAGCTCTATGAAAATATTTGCAGGCATGGCTGTTCCTTCGATGAGACCTGTTTAGGGACTGACAGGACTTCATAAACCTCTCCCTTTTAAGATAAACTTATTGATTACATGACTACATTTGCCGAGAAAAGACATCAATCGATTTTGTTTAGGATAATATCTCAGAGATCAGTGACATTGTAAGTAATATCCCTCTGCTTTATTAACTCGTGATTGCATAGGCAGCCAAATGATGCGATTAGACGTCCTAATCACATTTGTTTAGACCCTGAGCTGATTACTCGGAGATACATGGAagacatttaaaggggctctgtggaacttcaGCGTTGCGCCGGAAGCCGGtcgtttgtttttgtttgctgacTCCATCCGAGAAGCACTGAATAAAGTctcatcctttggactgtcacggGGAAGCCGACACGAGTCAAACGCAAAGAAaaccacagtccagcagcattaaacaactttgACAAATCAGATGTTTCCAAACCACAACATGCGTTTTTTTTATActcattaatattttgttttacattactATGTGCCAAAATAATGCTAGCATCTTTAAATTagtttaatattttcacattggaagaaattcaaaacaacatgtctgaagattctctgaaaaagaaaaggctccACTGACCCTGTGGCACCAAACTGATTCAGTTGCCATGCCACCGTGATTCAACAAAAGAGAGTCAGCCTCATTTCCCATAAATTATACCTTCATTCAGCCTTTGAATTTTGAGGGATCATTGAGGACGTGCCCTCATTTCAACGATATCGAGAGGACAATTAAAACAGGCACCGATCTGACACACAATGCGATGCCCCTCAACAGAATCAGACTGGTATTGTAGCAGTAATGGCCTTTCTCAGTTGAAAACATTGACCTTTAATTATCGTGCTCCCTGCAGGccaatcagtgtgtttttgttgcagcGGAGCAAAGCACCACAGAGCATCATCCCTTCAAGTCCTGTCAACTTTGGACCAGTGGTGTCACATATCATCACTGAGATTAAAATATAACTTGAGTGGATAACTGACTAGAGACACCTCGTAAAAAAGGTCGTAATGAGGATTTGTGTGACATAAAAAAATCCTGTGAAGTAGATCTAAGTTATAgtgtcctctcctggctgatcAGGTTTTTATATTTGACTCACTTCTGgctttcaaacatttcaaacttaCTTGAAATtgtgtggaaaataaaacatttttttttgcaattagTCTGTGCAGTGGCCCTTGATATCCTGCAGGGGGCAGTAGTAAGAGGATACAGAcagtggaggtggtggtgattGCTGCAATGGTTCCAATGGGGATTGACTTCTGGGCATCACGCAGGTCTCCAGAGCGGTTGGAGCCAGCCATGATCCCTGAACAGATAGTCGAGCAGCAGACGTGATCAAGGTCATGGagatttacacaaacacaaaatcaatcACTTCCTTTACATGGAGAGCACTGATTCTGTGACTTCTGAGTGCTAACAATATAAATGTTAGATGAATAAAAATCACAGTAATCACACGCcagctgagaaaaaaacaaagattttcacCTGTCACAGAGGGGAAGTAGATGCCGACCAGCAGCGTGAAGAAGCTGGTGATGTCGGCCAACACGTAGCGGTTTGCGCTGGTCAGAGGATCATCAGGGTCTACCACAGACTCTAGGTTAGTTTTGGCAATCAGATCCCCTTTCTCATAGTAGGTCCCAAACAGGTTCTCTGTAGGGTGACAGGGACGAAGGGGAGAATTGGGTGAATGTTGTGTGTTAAAAAGGACACAAACATGCTCTCATTCCAGACTGCAGATCTCTACACAGCGATATAAACTAATAACagttataaaatacaaaatacatatttgcacAAGGTGTCACTCCATTAAATAGAATTATAACTGGCTAAACCAGTCATAATTAAACTGCAGCCCTGGTTTCAGAAGTCAttgattattttgatgtttgagGGTCCTTTCGCtgattaaatttaaaaaaaaaagccacattaaATCGACTTTGagtcaataaaacatgaacatttccaAGAGGTGTGAATAATTTTTTTAGGCACTATATAATCAGGGATTTTCAAATGTGGATCCTCAACAAAAGGCTCAGAGTTAGCCCTGTAATAACTGCTAGAGAGAAACAAGGTTAGGCTAGCTCTGGGCTGTCTGTTGCCGAAGGGCTGTTACAGTCAGCATCTGTTACTTTCTTCTGCTTTGACTTGTTGAAACGTTGTCATTTCATACAATCTATGAAAGACTTTTCAGCCCCATAAACAAGAGGTTCAGCAGCATAGCGAGAGTGAGAGGCTAGAATTTGTTTTCCAGTCGAGAAAAAGAGTGAGAATTGCTCTACATCAAATGTAACGATGCATAATGGAAACTATTCACATCACGCCATTGACGCCATTAAAGCAGTGAAAAAATGCAGTGACTCAGTGTCTGCATGGTTAGTTGAATTGATAACATTAGGAAGTGGCCTCCAGTTACTGACGAAGGTACCTCATATGAAAGGTGATAcaggtttttagtttttagatAGTTATACGTGTACTGTACatggatgtgtgtatgtctggaTGAACCAACCTGCCAAGATCCCACTGGTGACCCCTGGGATGCCCTGGATCTCAGTCACATTGTTGGCTGAGAAGAACTTGTCGCAGGTAGCGTTGAGGAGCGGTGAGTCACAAAACATGCGCCACAGCTGGGTGGTGACTGTCCCGTTAGCCGTCTCAACGGTCTTGGCACACACGTCAAACGTCTTCCACACCAAGGTACGGTTGCCCAAGATGCACACTctggagagaagaaaagcacaaaatgtcAGCGCTGTCGTAGCGTGTaaaatgtatctgtgtgtgtttggtgttatGACTTCTTTAGTAATGATCCAATATATTCAATCACAAAATGTCACTGCTTGCTTgcaatttgatttgattccaTTCAGCACTACAGCAGCCCTGCAAATGTAAATAGTAAATAAGTAGataaacaaaaagtaaacaCTAGAGCACTCAGTCAAAGAATGCAGCTTGTTTTAAACTTTTGCCTCAACAACATCTCTCCAGGAAGCATTGATTTAGTGATTTTTGCAGGTCAAAACAGGTCTAGACGTCTGGattgaaaatgtgcaaaagGGGGTTGAAAAGTAGACCTCTAGGGTTTATAACTGTTGGTTCATCATAAATCAGTACTTTAGTTGCTCAGTTCTGTAATATCATTGGCACATGGGGGAGAAGAATTGTGTGCTTGTGTTCCTACATCAGGTGTGAATTGTATGTGCCCaggtgtgtttctctgcctggCTGTGGATGTGTTTTGTGGCTAATCTTATATTCTGTTGGACCAGGGATGCTGGAAGTCAGTCACCGTTAGGGGTGATCAGAGGTCGATCTATAGAATGACGTCAATGAAAATGGCACGCGACATTCATGTTTAATTTGGAAGGCCGGGATAACTTTTATCTGATAGTTTTTAGCAACTATTTACAaagatttgaaaacattttgcacAACAGCAGCAAACATAAACACCAACATACTATAGatcaaagcagccacagcaacTACAGTCAACAGCtgcaaggagatgaagagggagcgacattccccagactcccttaaaaaaatcactcaattttgtgagttgttgggTCAGGAGAAGCTCAATTAACTTTATGAAATAATgtctatgaaaaatgtgtaaCACTTttggccttcttgtaaattcggcaaatgttatacattaagTTATTTCTTTCCTTGTGTAAAAAACGCAGTGTCCATTTGACCCAGCGATGTACGTGTTTATTTGGATCGAACAGAGACGTGTTACccaatcacaagtggtcactcgagACTCATGTCCAGTCGCATAAAGCCAGGTGTGACATGAAGGACAGAGCTGTCCACGTGTGATCAGATCaccaaagacacatttaaatgccATTGATAAACAGCTTATAAAATGCAGCGCAGTGAGGATTCAGACGTTTCATAGAGAAGATGAGCATATATAACGTGGATCTTCCTGTTTGTCAGTGTTAACAGAGACTCCAGTTTGCAGTAGTGTTCATACACTTGATGGATTAACCAGAGAATTGCAGAGTAACATAGAAAGTTTATATTATGTGGACACTCACGGGAATACGGGAGGGTCCACGGCGGTCTTGATGACCCCGGCGTAGACGGCCAGGATGGAGAGGATGACGCAGGCCAGGAACACCAGGGCCAGCTTGTTGACGTACTTGACGCCGACAAAGACCACAGTGGCCATGGAGGTCAATAGGATGGTGCCGTACACACGCATGTTGTTCAGCAGAGCGGCCTCTGCCTCGGCACCCTCCAGGCCCTCCAGGGGAAAGATGGCCGCTTGGGGCGCTATGTAGATCTGAAGGAGAGAGGTTATGTTATTATTTGTTTTCCCCTGTATACATCCTGGCAAAGCAcagctgtatttttctcatacaaAGTTCTATACAATTTAAGCGTAGCTCAAGGGCATCTTAGCGGTAGTTGTTCAGGGAGTGTTACTCATCCACTTTCCCTCCTCACTTTTCCCCGGCCTGTCTGGGGATTTAAACTGGCAGATTTCAGGTCACAAGCTTGCTCCTCTAGCTCATTGTTTACTGCTGAATTTAATAAATTTCACCGTggctaaagaaaaaaaaaaaaaaaaggcgaaaTATAATAAAAGAGAGGTGAGAAAAGCATGAGGTGAGTGAGGAGGACAACTCTGTGAAGTGTGAAAACATGTGATGCTCACATTAACAGACCTCTACTGGAGCTCGAAGCAGCACACATAATTCTGCTCTGCTATTTTAATTCAGCTTAATTAAAGAACTCAAGCATGGTATTAGTATTCGAAATTAACTGCCATTATTACACTTTTACTACGGGTCAATCTAAGAATAGTCCCATCATATATAAAACGGTAAACCCCTAATTAGCCTGTCAGTATCTGTCATCAGCTTTAGATGATTCATGGCGGAGCCGTTACATAACGTGGgaatctctctttttctgtcaaatGATCATTTGGTTTCCACCCAAAACAGTTAAATCACCATGAAGGGGGAATaaaactgagaagaaaaaagcagGGAGTCATGGCTCATTACGGTCATTCGGCTGGAGAAAGTGATCTGATGCTAAGAACAGCGTATCACTAGGCAAACAAATCTCCTGCTTCACTGTGAACTGTTCATGCTTCCCAAAATAGCAGCATCAGTTTGTGTTCTTGGCTTGGGTGGAAGGATGAAACATATTCAAATCAGCCTTCTCCAGATCCTTACAATTCTGCAGGGATTGTTATTTTACAATGGAAACTAAGCCAGCTTTGACCCAGAAGACAGAATTAACCTCCAGGCATGATCAAACTCTGCATATCCATTAGAGGCATCCAGAAGGAGAATAAcggaagaatttttttttaaaaaagaaaacacactatGTTGATAACAGTGGACCAAAGTGATGAGAGCTGTTTCAAGGAATGGTCTTGTTACTCCGCCAGTGTCTTGATCGCTCGCTAATGCAGTATTTGCATAATTACCCAGTAGTCCATGCAGCATGGGGGACTGCAGTGGAAGAAATGTGGAATaaaaggcagaggaggaggaggaggaagaggaggaggaggaggaggagaggaatgaAGATCGAGATGAAAGATCCCTGCATTTCATCAGCCGATCGGAATTCACGTCGAAGAACACACATCTTGGGAAAAAATAGCTTCAAAGCACAGTGAGGAGGAAAATCAACTGAAGGAGAAGAACTCATGTGGCAGAGAGCGGCGCTTGTTAGAAGACACAGGGTTTTCTTTTCACGTTGGCCAATTCACCGTTAATTTCTCTGGACTGAAGTGTCAGTGACTGCAACAATCAAACAGCACAGCAGTTTGCTCAAGGAGAACAGAGACATCAAAAACTCCTCCTGGATGATATTCTGCTCTATTAGACTTTgataaaaaaccttttaaagacacagtgaaacaaaaaagcCAGTTCTCTTGATAAATGCaaaacacatgtaaaaaaaaaagttgtttttttcatttttatgtaaaaattcctgttttctcctcctctaaAACATTACAATATTTTAATGACTTATACTTGAAGTTGGGGATTCATTCGTACATTTATCCGATAAAATGTGCCCATGATATTAAACTGCACTCAACCCTTGGCTCATGCCTCGTAGCCAGGGCATCACTTTTTTTGTGATGGGGACACAAGGGCTCAGATGaaaaagaccttttttttaatgaggtgATTGTATATGGTCAGAGTAGATAATTATGTTGGGAAAAAATAGCATTATAGCACATCAAAATtcatttaatctgattttatttgattttttaaaaacaaattatgctTTAAAAAGATTGATGGGGCAAAATTGGTCTTTTAAAAAGCAGTGGGGACATGTCCTCAGCGTCTTCGGTGTCAAGGACACCTGTGCCTCATAGTAGTTAGCAGAGCGATATCATGGGTCAACTCTccttagatgagaagattgataccactctcatgtgtgCGCGCGCTACATATTAAGCTACTCTCAACATagtagttagcttagcttagcataaagaatggaaacAGGCAGAAAGAGCTAGCATAGCTCAGTTCAAAGTTAACAAAATCCGCCTaccagcacctttaaagaactaattaacatgttatgtcTTTTATCAAACCTCTCATCTAACTTGGCAAAACAATTTATGTCCAAAAACTTCTAACTGTTTATAAGCTAAGCGCTGACTGACTGATATAATATCCCTGCTCCCAAACAGAAATTGGCTCACATTAAGTTAACGTCAGATTGAATAATAAAGTGCAAAACAAAATTGTATCCCAGTCTGATTAGAAAAGTAGGCCAGATCTCAAAAAGACACTTAAATATCAATAACACTCTTTCCTGGttaaatgagagaagagaagacagaaagaTTAACTGTATCCTCAGCAGACACCAGTGATTGGTTTTTGAATGCCTCTGTGCTTCTGGTTCTGTTTGGCTCATTGCCTCATATCATTGAACCATTTCCAACATTGGCACCAATTTTCCTGGACCAGAGCGACATGGAACCAAATCTTCTATGTATTACTGACGTAATTTGATCAAGAGGTCATATTCAGTGGCGGCAAACGCTGCACTTGCTGCACAGTGACATCGCCTTCCTCTCGAGAGCAGCTTTTGTGTCTGTGATCCCACTCTGACAAGTATGATGCTGCAGAGTTTACTACAGGGAAGGAAATGCTGTGATTTGAGTGGTCATCCTCTACTAACCTGGCAAAGCTATCCCATCATTTTCCCTTTCAATGCCACGGATGAATTAGCTTGAAATTGCAAGTAGGCTAAACAAAAGAGACAGCTGACAGTCCTCTACTTTACGCACATCAACGTGAACCCACTCACTGCGCTGTCATTGGTCTTTGTGTCTAATTTACAGTCTGAGAAAACTTGGCAGCTGTTCTGGAAATGTTGTCAAATTTTTCCACCCATTATTAACCAGAGTCGGTCTCAGAATAAATCTGTGGTGAGAGATAGGCCGCGCACCTGCAGAGAAATGTACTGTTTTATATCTACAACGTTTAATTTGTTATCAAGGTTGAGTCATTTGCAGGATGAGTCCCATGATCCAGGCTCCACTCCACACTGGCTGTTCAATGCTAATCCTATGCTAATCGATGCTAATGCTCACACTGTAAATACTTTCAATGGCGCAAAATTATACccttaaaaaatgataaagcaGACAccctgatgatgacagtaagaGAATGCTAGAGGAGTAGAGAGGATGTTTCTCACCAGGAGGAGCTCAATGGCCCCCAGGATGTACATGGCTCCAGCGAAGGTGGTCCCCAGATAGAAACAGATCCCCACTGCTCCCCCAAACTCAGGGCCCAGGGAGCGGGATATCATGTAGTAGGAGCCTCcagctacacacaaacacaaccatgTTAACAGAAACACTCAGAGATATGTGTGGCCATTCTCTTTTAATGTGCAACTCTATGAAGCTCTCAAGGTGTTTTTCATTACTTAAGTATGTAAATCTAAATAAATTACGTGTTCTCTGCACATTACTTTACATTATTTAGGAGACAAAAAACCAACTCATTGGATTTAAGTTTGATATTTGAGTTGGGATGGGACGATAAAAGATTTTATAATGAATTGCGTTAAACAATAAGTTGAttatggtgaattttcattatcggGATAATCATGTAAATCCTCAAATGAACGTCTTGAAAAAGTTGTCTAGCTCGCTGATGTACAGTCCTTTATTGGTTTGGATTATTATTGAATTGTCTAAACCTGTGGCTGAAGGCATGGCTTTCACATCGTACCCCCCATAAAAAACAAGTtacaggtgcaatatgcaagaattgaccacctgcgAAAAAATCATATATCAAAAATAGGGGACAGCAActactaactgctgctaactgtagctgccgttagctaggtagctcagttaaccatgcagctagcggtcgtattagctgactctgctcagACTGGGGGCTCGTTGCATCGgtggagtgttggtgttgatcACTATCAGACATTCACCCTACAAAGTGGCTCgaggttagctggttagcatgctaacttcagtagatatctctgcaacacaacacatctttgacataatgcaATGTGAAATTTTCATATGCCTTTATTTTTTGCCACCACTTGGGgctaaaaaataatcataattaatgtcagttcatttattttgtgcCATATAATGTAAAGATTGTTGACACATGGCAATTATGTTACCAGAGGCCTAAATTATGCCAGATGATTACTGAATTGTGAAATGATCAACCGGGAACCCCAGAGTTTTCATTTAATATCATTAATATATAACAAAGTTAAGTAGAAAATCAGGTTTGTGAAGCCATAACCTTTTTAATTACTATTTATTAATTAACTGTCACACTTGGACTTCATATCATATTTATATTGATCAACTTATAAGGTATCTGTGTGACTGCTGCTTC
This Pagrus major chromosome 6, Pma_NU_1.0 DNA region includes the following protein-coding sequences:
- the slc12a5a gene encoding solute carrier family 12 member 5 isoform X2 — encoded protein: MSQRFTVSKSDGDRRPSDIQGEVNQLFEGDEPPTSGGAEGEDAAGAEEVVVVLKGDSNPKESSPFINSSDAAAEKSQQYDGKNMALFEEEMDTSPMVSSLLSSLANYSNLPQGSKEHEEAENNEAESSRKKPVKAPQLGTLMGVYLPCIQNIFGVILFLRMTWLVGIGGVIGTFIIVFMCCATTMLTAISMSAIATNGVVPAGGSYYMISRSLGPEFGGAVGICFYLGTTFAGAMYILGAIELLLIYIAPQAAIFPLEGLEGAEAEAALLNNMRVYGTILLTSMATVVFVGVKYVNKLALVFLACVILSILAVYAGVIKTAVDPPVFPVCILGNRTLVWKTFDVCAKTVETANGTVTTQLWRMFCDSPLLNATCDKFFSANNVTEIQGIPGVTSGILAENLFGTYYEKGDLIAKTNLESVVDPDDPLTSANRYVLADITSFFTLLVGIYFPSVTGIMAGSNRSGDLRDAQKSIPIGTIAAITTTSTVYMSSVFLFGACIEGVVLRDKFGEGVHGNLVIGTLAWPSPWVIVIGSFFSTCGAGLQSLTGAPRLMQAIAKDGIVPALRIFGHGKANGEPTWSLLLTACICESGILIASLDAVAPILSMFFLMCYMFVNLACALQTLLRTPNWRPRFKFYHWTLSFLGMSLCLTLMFLCSWYYAIVAMVIAGSIYKYIEFAGAEKEWGDGIRGLSLSAARYALMRLEEGPPHTKNWRPQLLVLVSTDAEQNVEQPRLLSLTNQLKAGKGLTIVGTALEGTYLKNYEQTQRAEQALRKLMETEKVKGFCQATVSSNLRDATSHLLQASGLGGLKHNAVLVSWPRNWKQGDEHQTWRNFVELVRETTAAHLALLVPKNISAFPSNGERFTEGHIDVWWIVHDGGMLMLLPFLLRQHKVWRKCKMRIFTVAQMDDNSIQMKKDLTTFLYHLRIDAMVEVVEMHDSDISAYTYEKTLVMEQRSQMLKQINLTKTEREREIQSITDSSRGSIRRKNPAAVTTQLSVTEDPPAASKEEKPEEESASSPVSPPDQVQLIHDNTTPTSPATPATPLTPGEGAQSPGEQVQMTWTEKCDGEPAKPPGAATPEGIKDIFNMKPEWENLNQSNVRRMHTALRLNEVIIKKSSEAKLVLLNMPGPPRNRTGDENYMEFLEVLTDGLNRVLLVRGGGREVITIYS